A window from Pseudobutyrivibrio ruminis HUN009 encodes these proteins:
- a CDS encoding DUF5050 domain-containing protein — MKVLKRIIILVVVIAIVAGLGFYKYINTVTYYNDPGTNGNTIGNLYGNGLFCETDGVVYFSNPNDSGRIYKMNPDESDIEIVANDSVYFINADSHYLYYSRNHNDNADFVLDVNTESLCRMTKKNKKVIILDQANCNAAALAGNRVVYFHYDSEDATSLYMVGIDGEERVQLSKAAIDPRCMVGETLYYSGVERDHNLHSMNLDTKDSTYVSSENLWLPIIDGNTLYYMNLDENNRVFRSTLSGDNKIGITTYGTSGYNISGNYLYYQSIKGNPDGLYRVDLTTGAELLLAEGEFNNINVTSKYVYFADYYSGTTFHVANGSTEVGLFNPPILALDK; from the coding sequence ATGAAGGTATTAAAAAGAATCATCATTTTAGTTGTAGTTATTGCCATTGTTGCTGGCCTAGGATTTTACAAGTATATCAATACTGTAACCTACTATAATGATCCAGGAACAAATGGAAATACCATCGGCAATCTATACGGAAATGGATTGTTCTGCGAAACAGATGGAGTAGTTTATTTTTCTAATCCAAATGATAGCGGCAGAATCTACAAAATGAATCCAGACGAATCTGATATAGAAATTGTTGCAAATGATAGCGTTTATTTTATTAACGCCGATTCACATTACCTTTATTACAGTCGTAATCACAACGATAATGCAGATTTTGTGCTTGATGTAAACACAGAAAGCTTGTGTAGAATGACAAAGAAAAATAAAAAGGTCATTATACTTGATCAAGCTAATTGCAATGCGGCTGCTCTCGCTGGAAATAGAGTTGTTTATTTTCACTATGATTCCGAAGATGCCACATCTCTTTACATGGTTGGTATCGACGGTGAAGAAAGAGTTCAGCTTTCAAAGGCTGCTATCGACCCACGCTGTATGGTAGGAGAAACATTATACTATTCTGGTGTGGAGCGTGATCACAATCTCCATAGCATGAATCTTGATACAAAAGATTCTACTTATGTTTCATCTGAAAACTTGTGGCTTCCAATTATTGATGGAAACACTTTGTACTATATGAATTTGGATGAAAATAATCGAGTTTTCAGAAGTACTCTTTCTGGAGACAACAAAATTGGTATCACCACTTATGGTACATCAGGATATAATATTTCTGGCAATTACCTGTACTATCAGTCCATAAAGGGGAATCCTGATGGATTGTATAGGGTCGATTTGACTACAGGCGCAGAACTTCTTCTTGCTGAAGGTGAATTTAACAACATCAATGTAACTAGCAAATATGTTTATTTTGCTGATTACTATTCAGGTACAACGTTCCATGTGGCAAATGGTAGCACAGAAGTTGGGCTATTCAATCCACCAATTTTAGCATTAGACAAGTAA
- the pheA gene encoding prephenate dehydratase: MRDLGDIRVEIDQVDKEILNLFNKRMELACQVAEYKIATGKKVYDKEREDAKLEKLSSYVDDDFSEQAVKELYTQIMSISRKKQFAILQERGVSFDTGFTQVDRFDFSDAVVCFQGVQGAYSQLAMLAFFDDEMKDSFHVDLWRDAMEAISTGKADYAVLPIENSLAGSIEENFDLLSEYNVAIIGEQILKVDHALLGVKGATINDIKTVYSHPKAIAQCENYIRKYHIDWDVKNLRNTAMSAQKIQDDGDKTQAAIGSKYNAVLYNLDILEESIQDDKNNETRFVIVSKEKKYKKSADKISLCLEISHEPGSLYRILSNLIFNGINMNRIESRPIKGVNWQYRFFIDIDGNLNDEAVRNALTGLKEECVSIRVLGNY, from the coding sequence ATGAGAGACTTAGGAGACATCAGGGTAGAAATCGATCAGGTAGACAAGGAGATTCTTAATCTTTTCAACAAAAGAATGGAGCTTGCCTGTCAGGTAGCTGAGTACAAAATCGCTACAGGTAAAAAGGTTTATGACAAAGAGCGTGAGGATGCAAAGCTAGAAAAGCTTTCATCATATGTTGACGATGATTTTAGCGAGCAGGCTGTCAAAGAGCTATACACACAGATAATGTCCATCAGCCGCAAAAAGCAATTTGCTATTTTGCAAGAGCGAGGAGTTTCTTTTGACACTGGCTTTACGCAGGTAGACAGATTCGATTTTTCAGATGCAGTTGTATGTTTCCAAGGCGTTCAAGGGGCTTATTCCCAGCTGGCAATGCTGGCGTTTTTTGACGACGAAATGAAAGACAGCTTTCATGTTGATTTATGGCGCGATGCCATGGAGGCAATCAGTACAGGTAAAGCTGATTATGCAGTTCTTCCAATCGAGAATAGCTTGGCTGGTTCTATTGAGGAGAATTTTGATTTACTTTCTGAATACAATGTTGCCATAATTGGCGAACAGATTCTTAAGGTTGATCACGCTTTACTTGGTGTTAAAGGTGCCACTATAAATGATATAAAAACAGTATATTCTCATCCTAAGGCAATAGCCCAGTGTGAAAACTACATTCGTAAGTATCACATTGATTGGGATGTTAAAAACCTACGAAATACAGCTATGAGTGCTCAGAAAATCCAGGATGATGGAGATAAGACTCAGGCTGCTATTGGTAGCAAATATAATGCGGTTTTATACAACCTTGATATTCTTGAGGAATCAATTCAGGATGATAAAAATAACGAGACACGTTTTGTAATTGTTTCTAAGGAAAAGAAATATAAAAAATCTGCAGATAAAATTAGTCTTTGCTTAGAGATTTCTCACGAACCAGGAAGTCTTTACAGGATTCTTTCAAACCTCATTTTCAATGGTATCAATATGAACCGAATCGAATCTAGACCAATTAAAGGCGTAAATTGGCAGTATAGATTCTTTATAGACATAGATGGCAATCTCAACGATGAGGCAGTTAGAAATGCACTTACTGGTCTAAAAGAGGAATGCGTAAGTATTAGAGTTTTAGGAAACTATTAA
- a CDS encoding HD domain-containing protein produces MKLFASIYIGSYETTMKVFEISKQKGIKTVDTLKIPSDIIRDVLEHGRILPQTTDKLCRVLNDMRRTMEGYKVDSYSVVAGPNIRQAENAIIFLEQIKMHTGFTVNVLSNSEQRFLGYEAVASTEGFEELINESAVLVDVGGVSLQITLFSKGKIVTTQHLSMGTVSISENLRKLGTISNNSFEQTYEMMYKELEVFKTMFLRDMVPKYMILLGVQVSTIAERISDFSSKQIKTKDYLEFLNKINKNYIKAFELKHDVYLDNENLIEPMVMLYKVLAETLAPEIVYAPGVSVSEGVAYNHSYSKKWLTSSHDFDNDIISAAWAIAKRYDSYQPHLKALFKLSSEIFDAMKKYHGLGKRQRVLMQCIAILHDCGKYISLSEASSCSYTIIMSSEILGLSHKEREIIATTVEFNRKPVEPYENLSDKFTQDEYVTILKLLAILKVANALDRSHKQKIKNVSMRVKDRELVISIEANSSLALEKGLFKKNADYFEEIFSIKPVLREN; encoded by the coding sequence ATGAAATTATTTGCAAGTATTTACATTGGCTCTTATGAGACTACAATGAAAGTTTTTGAAATCAGTAAACAGAAGGGGATTAAGACTGTGGACACTCTTAAAATCCCTTCTGATATTATCAGAGATGTGCTTGAGCATGGCCGTATCTTACCTCAGACTACGGACAAGCTTTGTCGCGTTTTAAATGATATGCGTCGCACTATGGAAGGCTACAAAGTGGATAGTTATTCTGTAGTAGCAGGTCCTAATATCAGGCAGGCTGAAAACGCTATCATTTTTTTAGAGCAAATAAAAATGCATACCGGATTTACGGTAAATGTTCTTTCTAATTCTGAGCAGAGATTCTTAGGCTATGAAGCTGTGGCATCCACAGAAGGCTTCGAGGAGCTTATTAACGAATCCGCTGTTCTTGTTGATGTGGGCGGTGTCTCACTTCAAATCACACTTTTCTCAAAGGGAAAAATCGTTACAACTCAACATTTATCAATGGGCACAGTTTCTATAAGTGAGAACCTTAGAAAGCTGGGAACTATATCAAATAATTCTTTTGAGCAAACCTACGAGATGATGTATAAGGAACTGGAAGTTTTTAAAACCATGTTTTTGAGAGATATGGTTCCAAAGTACATGATTCTTTTAGGGGTGCAGGTTAGTACCATTGCTGAGAGAATATCCGATTTTTCCTCAAAACAAATTAAAACAAAGGACTACCTTGAATTCCTAAACAAGATTAATAAGAACTATATTAAGGCGTTCGAGCTGAAGCATGATGTTTATCTGGACAATGAAAATCTTATCGAACCAATGGTAATGCTTTATAAGGTTTTGGCTGAAACATTAGCTCCTGAAATTGTGTATGCTCCGGGAGTATCTGTAAGTGAGGGTGTTGCATATAATCATAGCTATTCCAAGAAATGGCTTACATCATCTCATGATTTTGATAACGATATTATTTCAGCAGCTTGGGCTATTGCCAAACGATATGATAGCTATCAGCCACATTTAAAGGCTTTGTTCAAGCTTTCCAGTGAAATATTTGATGCTATGAAAAAATATCATGGGCTTGGTAAAAGACAAAGAGTTCTTATGCAATGTATAGCTATTCTTCATGACTGTGGAAAGTATATTTCTCTATCAGAAGCGTCAAGCTGTTCATATACAATTATTATGTCTTCTGAAATCCTTGGACTTAGTCACAAGGAAAGGGAGATAATAGCTACAACTGTTGAATTTAACAGAAAGCCTGTTGAACCATATGAGAACCTTTCGGACAAGTTCACCCAGGATGAGTACGTAACTATCCTGAAACTACTTGCAATTTTAAAGGTTGCCAATGCTCTTGATAGATCGCATAAGCAGAAGATCAAAAATGTTTCAATGCGAGTAAAGGACAGAGAGCTTGTGATTTCAATTGAGGCCAATAGTTCACTGGCTCTTGAAAAGGGATTATTCAAAAAGAATGCAGATTATTTCGAAGAAATCTTTTCTATAAAACCGGTTCTTAGAGAAAACTAG
- a CDS encoding RNA degradosome polyphosphate kinase, with protein MGSKINISDAKYYDNRELSWLKFELRVLNEAMVKELPILERIKFVSITSSNLDEFFMVRVASLKDMEHAGYTKPDIAGMTPTEQLIAINEKTRELVELQYNIWGKHLNPALKENGIILYDKYEDLNEEQLKFVDSFFMSQVYPVLTPMAFDASRPFPLIRNKSLNIAALIEKKKGSTVAGNESDDVEFATVQVPSVLPRFVSLPADEKHHDCFILLEQIIERNMDKLFLNYNVVAASPYRIMRNADFSIDEEGAEDLLLEIEKQIKSRQWGEVIRLEVESTINKKLLSILKKNLGVNEIDIYKIKGPIDLTYLMKLYGIDGHSDLRAPSFKPQNNPRLKPGEKLFDEIKKGDIFLHHPYESFDPVVDFIAQAAFDPQVLAIKQTLYRVSGNSPIIASLAHAAENGKQVTVLVELKARFDEENNIIWAKKLEKAGCHVIYGLVGLKTHCKIALVVRREDDGIRRYVHLGTGNYNDSTAKLYTDCGMFTCNEKYGEDATAVFNMLSGYSEPASWNKLVVAPLWLRDTFVTLINREIRHAKEGKEARIIAKMNSLCDKEIIEKLYEASNAGVKINLIVRGICCLRTGIPGVSENIHVSSIVGTYLEHARIFYFYNNGLEDIYMGSADWMPRNLDRRVEIIFPVEDVILKNKVKHILDVQLGDTLKAYEMTADGNYVRIKPVRGKKPVGAQETFCREAKKNNEPEIDYFKKRTFTPIFGNEV; from the coding sequence ATGGGAAGCAAAATCAATATTTCAGATGCAAAATACTATGATAATAGAGAACTTAGCTGGTTAAAGTTCGAGCTAAGAGTATTGAATGAAGCTATGGTTAAAGAGCTTCCTATTTTGGAGCGCATTAAATTCGTAAGTATAACTTCGTCCAATTTGGATGAGTTCTTCATGGTTCGTGTAGCTTCTCTTAAAGATATGGAGCATGCAGGCTACACAAAGCCTGACATTGCAGGAATGACACCTACAGAGCAGCTCATTGCAATCAACGAAAAGACAAGAGAGCTAGTAGAGCTTCAGTACAACATATGGGGCAAACATCTCAACCCGGCATTAAAAGAAAACGGAATCATCCTATACGATAAATACGAGGATTTAAATGAAGAACAGTTGAAATTCGTGGATTCATTTTTTATGAGCCAGGTTTATCCCGTTCTTACTCCAATGGCCTTTGATGCATCTAGACCATTTCCACTAATAAGAAACAAATCTCTAAATATTGCGGCGCTGATTGAAAAGAAAAAGGGTTCAACAGTAGCTGGCAATGAAAGCGATGATGTTGAGTTTGCCACTGTTCAGGTTCCATCAGTTTTACCTCGATTTGTTTCACTTCCAGCCGATGAAAAGCATCATGATTGCTTCATCCTTTTAGAGCAGATTATCGAGCGCAACATGGACAAGCTTTTCTTAAATTACAATGTGGTTGCAGCTTCTCCATATCGAATCATGAGAAATGCCGATTTTTCAATCGATGAAGAGGGCGCAGAAGATTTGCTTTTAGAAATCGAAAAACAGATTAAATCACGGCAGTGGGGCGAAGTAATTCGTCTCGAGGTGGAATCTACAATTAACAAAAAGCTTCTTTCCATACTAAAGAAAAACCTTGGAGTTAATGAAATAGATATTTATAAAATCAAAGGACCTATTGATTTAACCTATCTTATGAAGCTTTATGGAATCGATGGTCATAGTGACCTTAGAGCTCCAAGCTTTAAGCCTCAGAACAACCCACGCCTTAAGCCAGGTGAAAAGCTTTTTGATGAGATTAAAAAGGGAGATATTTTCCTTCATCATCCATATGAAAGCTTTGACCCTGTTGTTGATTTTATTGCACAGGCCGCCTTTGATCCACAGGTGCTTGCCATCAAGCAGACTTTATACAGAGTTAGCGGTAATTCGCCTATCATAGCAAGCCTTGCCCATGCTGCTGAAAATGGAAAGCAGGTTACAGTACTTGTTGAGCTGAAGGCTCGTTTTGACGAGGAGAATAATATCATCTGGGCAAAGAAGCTTGAGAAAGCTGGATGTCATGTAATTTATGGATTAGTAGGATTAAAGACTCACTGCAAGATTGCTCTTGTCGTTAGAAGAGAAGATGATGGTATTCGCCGCTATGTTCATCTTGGTACCGGAAATTACAACGACTCTACAGCTAAGCTATACACCGATTGCGGTATGTTTACCTGCAATGAAAAATATGGCGAAGATGCTACCGCTGTATTTAACATGCTTTCCGGATACTCAGAGCCAGCAAGCTGGAATAAGCTTGTTGTAGCCCCACTTTGGCTAAGGGACACCTTCGTTACTTTGATTAATAGAGAGATTCGTCATGCCAAAGAGGGAAAGGAAGCACGAATTATTGCAAAGATGAATTCCCTTTGCGACAAAGAGATTATCGAAAAGCTTTATGAGGCAAGCAATGCCGGAGTAAAGATAAATCTTATTGTTCGAGGCATATGTTGTCTTAGAACAGGCATTCCAGGAGTTAGCGAGAATATTCATGTGTCATCCATTGTTGGCACATATCTTGAGCATGCTAGAATTTTCTATTTCTATAACAACGGATTAGAAGATATTTACATGGGCTCAGCGGACTGGATGCCACGTAATTTAGATAGACGTGTTGAAATAATTTTTCCAGTTGAGGATGTTATTTTAAAGAATAAAGTTAAGCATATTCTTGATGTTCAGCTGGGAGATACCCTAAAGGCTTACGAGATGACAGCGGATGGAAACTATGTTAGAATAAAGCCTGTTCGCGGCAAGAAGCCTGTGGGAGCACAGGAAACCTTCTGTCGAGAGGCAAAGAAAAATAACGAGCCAGAGATTGATTATTTCAAAAAGCGTACCTTTACGCCTATCTTTGGCAATGAGGTTTAA
- a CDS encoding Cof-type HAD-IIB family hydrolase — protein MNRKILAVDLDDTTFDDNKDICKANLDALNAMLDAGHVLAVDTGRPTHVMKKLLKRFEVFDRENVYLLGYQGTVGTRATDDEVLFGHFLDNEAAIKLMTYSKNAGLTTIIFEFGQIYSFSLNADTDRYSEISKEPITVIESPEDLRGHKLTKMMVVNFEDHEKLFQFEEAHKAEMEDSFVSMFSNVAFLEYVGKDSSKGAGLTELASILDIDMQDTVACGDERNDISMVQAAGVGVAVANARDELKAVADYITVLDNNNGAVAEAINKFILNS, from the coding sequence ATGAACAGAAAAATACTTGCAGTTGATTTGGACGACACAACTTTCGATGACAATAAGGACATCTGTAAGGCCAATCTTGATGCTTTAAATGCAATGCTTGATGCGGGGCATGTGCTTGCTGTGGATACAGGCCGTCCCACACATGTTATGAAAAAGCTTTTAAAGCGATTTGAAGTTTTTGATAGAGAAAATGTTTATCTTTTAGGTTACCAGGGAACCGTTGGCACTAGAGCCACCGATGATGAAGTATTATTTGGACATTTCCTTGATAATGAAGCTGCAATAAAGCTTATGACTTATTCAAAAAACGCTGGCTTAACCACCATTATTTTTGAATTTGGTCAGATTTATTCGTTTTCACTAAATGCTGATACAGACAGATATTCAGAGATTTCAAAGGAGCCAATTACTGTAATTGAATCTCCTGAGGATCTTAGAGGTCACAAGCTTACTAAGATGATGGTAGTAAATTTCGAAGACCATGAGAAGCTATTCCAGTTTGAGGAAGCTCATAAGGCCGAAATGGAAGATTCATTTGTCAGCATGTTTTCAAATGTTGCTTTCCTTGAGTATGTTGGAAAGGATTCTAGCAAAGGCGCCGGGCTTACAGAGCTTGCATCTATCCTTGATATAGATATGCAAGATACAGTAGCATGTGGCGATGAGAGAAACGATATCAGCATGGTTCAGGCGGCCGGTGTAGGAGTTGCTGTGGCAAATGCCAGAGATGAGCTTAAGGCAGTTGCAGACTATATTACAGTTTTAGATAATAATAATGGAGCAGTAGCAGAGGCAATCAACAAATTTATTCTTAATTCGTAG
- the infC gene encoding translation initiation factor IF-3 has translation MINEQIRDKEVRVIGSDGEQLGIMSAREAQKLADDEGLDLVKISPKANPPVCKIVDYGKYRYEQARREKEAKKKQHVVEVKEIRMSPNIDANDMNTKVNAAKKFISKGDKVKVTLRFRGREMAHMQSSKHILDDFAEALADVAVVEKAPKIEGRSMSLVLTEKKS, from the coding sequence ATGATTAATGAGCAGATTCGCGACAAAGAAGTTCGTGTAATTGGCTCTGATGGGGAACAGCTTGGCATTATGTCAGCACGAGAGGCACAGAAGCTTGCCGATGATGAAGGATTAGATCTTGTAAAGATTTCACCAAAGGCTAATCCACCAGTGTGCAAGATTGTTGATTACGGTAAATACCGTTATGAGCAGGCACGCCGTGAAAAGGAAGCTAAGAAAAAGCAGCATGTTGTTGAGGTAAAAGAGATTCGTATGTCTCCAAACATTGATGCTAATGATATGAACACAAAGGTAAATGCAGCTAAGAAGTTCATTTCAAAGGGCGATAAGGTTAAGGTAACACTTCGTTTCCGTGGCCGTGAAATGGCTCATATGCAGTCATCAAAGCATATTCTTGATGATTTTGCTGAGGCACTTGCTGATGTTGCAGTAGTGGAAAAGGCACCAAAGATTGAGGGTCGTAGTATGAGCCTGGTGCTTACAGAAAAGAAATCGTAA
- the rpmI gene encoding 50S ribosomal protein L35, producing the protein MPKMKTRRAAAKRFKVTGTGKLKRNKAYKSHILTKKTTKRKRNLRQSAIVDSTNVKNMKKVLPYL; encoded by the coding sequence ATGCCAAAGATGAAGACAAGAAGAGCAGCTGCAAAGCGCTTTAAGGTAACAGGAACAGGAAAGCTTAAGAGAAACAAGGCATACAAGAGCCACATCTTAACCAAGAAGACTACAAAGAGAAAGAGAAATCTTCGTCAGTCAGCAATCGTTGATTCAACAAACGTAAAGAACATGAAGAAAGTACTTCCATATCTCTAA
- the rplT gene encoding 50S ribosomal protein L20 — protein sequence MARVKGGLNAKKRHNRTLKLAKGYRGARSKQYRVAKQSVMRALTSSYAGRKQKKRQFRQLWIARINAAARINGLSYSKFMYGLKLAGVEMNRKMLAELAVNDAEGFAKLVEVAKSKVA from the coding sequence ATGGCAAGAGTTAAAGGCGGATTAAACGCTAAGAAAAGACATAATAGAACATTAAAGTTAGCAAAGGGTTACAGAGGCGCTAGAAGCAAGCAGTATCGTGTTGCAAAGCAGTCAGTTATGCGTGCCCTTACATCATCATACGCTGGTAGAAAGCAGAAGAAGAGACAGTTCAGACAGCTTTGGATCGCTCGTATCAACGCTGCTGCACGTATCAATGGACTTTCATATTCTAAGTTCATGTACGGTCTTAAGCTCGCTGGTGTTGAGATGAACAGAAAGATGCTCGCTGAGCTCGCTGTTAACGATGCAGAAGGTTTTGCTAAGCTTGTTGAAGTTGCAAAGTCTAAGGTAGCTTAA
- the galE gene encoding UDP-glucose 4-epimerase GalE: protein MAILVTGGAGFIGSHTCVELQQAGYDVVVYDNLSNASEKSLERVEAITGKPVKFYKGDILDRDRLNEVFANEKIDSCIHFAGLKAVGESVQKPWEYYENNIAGTLTLVDVMRQHNCKNIIFSSSATVYGDPAEIPITENCPKGQCTNPYGWTKSMLEQILSDMQKADNEWNVVLLRYFNPIGAHQSGTMGENPNGIPNNLMPYITQVAVGKLPELGVFGDDYDTPDGTGVRDYIHVVDLAKGHVKALKKIEENAGLKIYNLGTGVGYSVLDIVKNFEEATGVKIPYSIKPRRPGDIATCYADATKAKEELGWTAEFGIKEMCADSWRWQKNNPNGYED, encoded by the coding sequence ATGGCAATATTAGTTACGGGTGGTGCTGGTTTTATTGGTAGCCACACATGTGTAGAGCTTCAGCAGGCAGGCTATGATGTAGTTGTATACGACAATCTTAGTAATGCATCTGAAAAGTCTCTTGAGAGAGTAGAAGCTATTACAGGAAAGCCAGTTAAGTTTTACAAAGGCGATATCTTAGATAGAGATAGATTAAATGAAGTATTTGCAAACGAAAAGATTGATTCATGTATTCATTTTGCAGGTCTTAAGGCAGTAGGTGAGTCAGTTCAGAAGCCTTGGGAATACTATGAGAATAACATCGCAGGTACACTTACACTTGTTGATGTAATGAGACAGCACAATTGCAAGAATATCATTTTCTCATCATCAGCTACAGTTTATGGTGATCCAGCAGAGATACCTATCACAGAAAACTGCCCTAAGGGACAGTGCACAAACCCATACGGATGGACAAAGTCAATGCTTGAGCAGATTCTTTCTGACATGCAGAAGGCAGATAATGAGTGGAACGTAGTTCTTCTTCGTTATTTCAATCCAATTGGTGCACATCAGTCTGGTACAATGGGCGAGAATCCAAATGGTATTCCAAACAACCTTATGCCATACATTACACAGGTTGCTGTTGGAAAGCTTCCAGAGCTTGGTGTATTTGGTGATGATTACGATACTCCAGATGGTACTGGTGTACGTGATTACATCCACGTTGTTGATCTTGCAAAGGGACATGTTAAGGCTCTTAAGAAAATCGAGGAAAATGCAGGTCTTAAGATTTACAATCTTGGTACAGGAGTAGGATACTCAGTTCTCGATATTGTAAAGAATTTCGAAGAAGCTACTGGAGTAAAGATTCCATATTCTATTAAGCCACGTCGTCCAGGCGACATTGCTACATGCTACGCAGATGCTACAAAAGCAAAGGAAGAACTTGGCTGGACAGCAGAGTTTGGCATTAAAGAAATGTGCGCAGATTCATGGAGATGGCAGAAGAATAATCCAAATGGATATGAAGACTAA
- a CDS encoding nucleotidyltransferase family protein codes for MVIGIVAEYNPFHNGHKLQIEYARNVLGADQIIVAMSGSFTQRGEIACFDKYSRAKAALLCGADVVLEIPTIFATSSAREYASAGVALLNATGVVDTLLFSAECDRKELFIDESKKLVELENSGEINNEINALVSQGISYATARAKALKAFLAEDIISSPNNILGIEYCRYIHANNLNMDIAVMKRQGNEYNDLSLSGQLSSASSIRQHYKLSKSFEAVPEEVSPLYNSISFVASDDVSELLHYKLLTTESYEQYLDCNNDLSDRIKNKLPEFVSFSQFCEVLKTKNFEYSRISRVLCHILLGITENDFKEAKESGYISYIRMLGFSKNGINILGRIKEEAHAPLITSPNEIINKYDIISSDIYRTILTSKTGNTYPTEYTRKFDLVNI; via the coding sequence ATGGTAATTGGAATAGTTGCGGAATATAATCCCTTTCACAATGGCCACAAGCTTCAGATTGAATACGCAAGAAATGTATTAGGCGCTGATCAAATAATTGTCGCTATGTCCGGCAGCTTCACTCAGCGTGGTGAAATCGCATGCTTCGATAAATATTCAAGAGCCAAGGCCGCTCTTCTTTGTGGTGCAGATGTAGTTCTTGAAATCCCTACCATTTTCGCCACCAGCTCTGCTAGAGAATACGCATCAGCTGGAGTAGCTTTGCTTAATGCCACTGGAGTCGTAGATACATTACTGTTTTCAGCAGAATGTGACCGCAAGGAATTATTTATAGATGAAAGCAAAAAGCTAGTCGAACTAGAAAACTCCGGAGAAATAAATAACGAAATTAATGCTCTTGTTTCTCAAGGAATAAGCTATGCCACTGCCAGAGCAAAAGCTTTAAAGGCATTTCTAGCGGAAGATATCATCTCATCTCCTAATAATATACTAGGAATCGAATACTGCCGTTATATCCATGCAAATAATTTAAATATGGATATTGCAGTTATGAAGCGCCAAGGAAACGAATACAACGATTTAAGCTTATCTGGACAGCTTAGCTCTGCCAGTTCAATACGCCAGCATTACAAGCTTTCAAAATCCTTTGAAGCAGTACCTGAAGAAGTATCTCCATTGTATAACAGTATTTCGTTCGTTGCTTCAGATGATGTTTCAGAGCTACTTCATTACAAGCTTCTTACCACAGAAAGCTACGAGCAATACTTAGATTGCAACAATGACCTTTCAGACAGGATCAAAAACAAGCTACCTGAATTCGTTTCATTCAGCCAATTCTGTGAAGTTTTAAAAACGAAAAATTTTGAATATTCAAGAATCAGCCGAGTGCTCTGTCATATTCTTTTAGGTATTACAGAAAATGATTTTAAGGAAGCAAAAGAATCTGGATATATATCGTATATACGAATGCTTGGTTTCAGCAAAAATGGAATTAATATTCTTGGAAGAATAAAAGAAGAAGCACATGCTCCTTTAATAACATCGCCAAACGAAATAATAAATAAATACGATATTATTTCCAGTGATATTTATCGCACTATCCTAACTTCAAAAACAGGAAATACATATCCAACAGAATATACTCGTAAATTTGATTTAGTAAATATATAA